From candidate division KSB1 bacterium, a single genomic window includes:
- a CDS encoding lamin tail domain-containing protein → MAASHRFRILPLVALLGGLAAVPHPGQAQVVLSEIMYDPATDENHDEFVEIFNRSTTDTVSLAGWAIGDSLELDKIVDAGRGLLLAPRQYAVILDGSYFGNSTTYDAVIPPEALIVKIDDSAFGSGGWSNTKREPVILTNAAGDTVAVYRYTLGNVPGHSDEKIDLDAGDDLNNWADSRVQGGTPGAPNSVSLGNVDVVLKRMSCTPARVRRGQSVEVTAVVLNAGRVVLPSCQVAFFWDRNEDGVGTEGEMMASPVALAAPLSPGDSAIAVFTWDQVPAGVHLLIARTEAEGETVLENNEQRITLKVGVWPGEVVVNEVMYRPSAGEPEWVELFNRSKDVIDLRLWALSDSRTTSRTTLTELPTYLEPGAFAIVAEDSLIKALFPTMTGLVLVPRRGWPALNNTGDAVVIWDAAGFAVDSLVYSASWGGETGVSLERIRPDWPTNSRKNWSSCRAPLGGTPNAPNSVRPRDRHVGLAPEGVKFSPSQPSPGEPVRASVWVYNYGLLDVDAGAVAFYRDLDYDTKPSAHELLGIGCQLAGLAGGDSLVCSLALGPLPSGLNRIMARLVEVFDPDTSDDAATGELRVPFPAGTLVVNEIMFRPRAGASEWIELFNPDSSEVDLWEWSISDENIANPVRIVDRHVLVPAGGYVLLAKDTTMKQDFSQFSGLLMTLGSKWPTLNNDADLVVLRDLTGATIDSVAYSASWGEGGTGVSLERVRWEEQSNLASNWRSSRDPRGGTPGAENSVSPAAVDVEVVSGSLQWDPRVPRAYSPVTISAAVSNVGRQNVAVVEVSCYWDANGDAVLADSERIGVPQVLQELRPGESRTVTFGLQGLPPGAHSIFMTVECANDERPGNNWASADVLVAFPVGQVLINEIMYAPSPGQPEWVELYNAGPGEVDLYRWGLGDASSGSRLFGTAHCRIPEGGFAVVAADSSLLFQHPLLPAPVLTVVGGWPTLNNDRDAVRLYDPVGTVVDSVQYFSTWGMRSGVSLERMRYDRASQDRNNWGLSTAPEGATPGRENSISPPAIDVEVVAGSLQWEPSRPKAQQSLRLAALVHNVGRQPAQNVEVTFYWDADADSLLGVQERLAPAQVISKLQPGDTLQVHCPWSAVPPGVHLVAVEVRCIGDSRPANDRCFAHLTVAFPVGQVLVNEIMYAPSPGQSEWVELYNAGPGELDLYGWGLGDATSGPRLFGTTHVHVPQGGFAIVAADSALRFQYGALPAPLLTVKQGWAALNNDQDQVRLYDPAGTVIDSVLYFSRWGMRTGVSLERVRYEWSSGDSANWRLSADPEGATPGRENSVSPAQVDLGIPPGGLVFAPEQPRAGENVTMCVTVCNLGREPAEQPRIEFFWDANRDTIFDVEERLGEPVTLARLLADECTIAEVEWREPPSGLMRIAARVTCSGDQRHENDIALAELGVGFGRGTLIINEIMYSPLSGMGEWVELFNRSEAPVSLEKWYFSDADVLKRRLVSRSPVVVPPGGFAVLAQDSSLAKSGELAPSCPLLVVPSWPALSASGDAVVVFDPQGTVIDSVAYDQSWGGGSGVSLERINPNLPSAQKSNWSSCVDKSGATPGRANSILTVVVPARTTLSVSPSPFSPDGDGRDDFAVISFSLPMTTAAVNIKIYDVTGRLVRFLASNQPTGATNAIVWDGRDDRGQQARIGVYVVYLEALNASAGVVETARTTVVLAGRL, encoded by the coding sequence GTGGCTGCATCTCATCGTTTCCGCATTCTTCCCCTCGTTGCCCTGTTGGGAGGGCTTGCCGCTGTCCCGCATCCGGGTCAGGCGCAGGTAGTCCTCTCAGAAATCATGTATGATCCCGCCACAGATGAGAACCACGACGAATTTGTCGAAATTTTCAACCGGAGTACAACCGACACCGTAAGCCTGGCCGGGTGGGCCATCGGCGACAGTCTCGAGTTGGACAAGATCGTTGATGCGGGACGGGGTCTGCTCTTGGCCCCGCGACAGTACGCGGTCATCTTAGACGGCAGCTACTTTGGCAACTCCACGACCTATGATGCGGTCATCCCTCCAGAAGCCCTCATAGTCAAGATCGACGACAGTGCGTTCGGCAGCGGCGGGTGGTCAAATACCAAGCGTGAGCCGGTTATCCTGACCAACGCCGCAGGGGACACGGTGGCGGTCTATCGCTACACCTTGGGGAACGTGCCAGGTCATTCCGACGAAAAGATCGATCTGGATGCCGGCGATGACCTGAACAACTGGGCGGATAGTCGGGTGCAGGGTGGGACGCCGGGCGCCCCCAACAGCGTGAGCCTCGGCAATGTGGATGTGGTGCTCAAGCGGATGAGCTGCACACCCGCGCGCGTTCGGCGAGGGCAATCGGTAGAGGTGACCGCCGTAGTGCTCAATGCTGGGCGCGTTGTGCTGCCCAGTTGCCAAGTGGCCTTCTTCTGGGACCGAAACGAAGATGGGGTGGGCACCGAAGGGGAGATGATGGCATCTCCTGTTGCACTTGCCGCTCCCCTGTCTCCTGGAGATAGCGCCATCGCAGTGTTCACCTGGGACCAGGTGCCGGCCGGTGTGCACCTGCTCATTGCGCGGACAGAGGCGGAGGGTGAGACGGTGCTTGAGAACAATGAGCAGCGCATCACCCTCAAGGTGGGGGTTTGGCCAGGCGAGGTTGTGGTCAATGAAGTCATGTATCGACCGAGCGCCGGCGAGCCGGAGTGGGTTGAGCTTTTCAATAGAAGCAAGGATGTCATTGACCTGCGCCTTTGGGCCCTAAGCGATTCGCGCACCACCAGCAGAACGACGCTCACCGAGTTGCCCACATACCTTGAGCCAGGTGCATTTGCCATTGTCGCCGAGGATTCGCTAATCAAGGCGTTGTTTCCAACCATGACGGGCCTGGTGCTGGTGCCAAGGCGGGGATGGCCAGCACTCAATAACACCGGCGATGCAGTGGTGATCTGGGATGCCGCAGGGTTCGCCGTCGACAGCCTTGTCTACTCGGCTTCTTGGGGCGGTGAGACAGGTGTGTCCTTGGAGCGGATTAGGCCTGATTGGCCTACTAATAGCCGCAAGAACTGGAGCTCTTGTCGAGCCCCCCTGGGTGGCACGCCCAATGCGCCGAACAGCGTTCGCCCGCGGGATAGACATGTCGGACTGGCCCCGGAAGGGGTCAAGTTCTCTCCGAGTCAACCCTCGCCCGGTGAGCCCGTGCGCGCCTCGGTGTGGGTGTACAACTATGGCCTCCTGGATGTCGACGCGGGTGCGGTGGCTTTCTACCGCGACCTGGATTATGACACGAAGCCGTCGGCGCATGAGCTTCTCGGCATCGGCTGTCAGCTGGCCGGCTTGGCAGGCGGCGACTCTCTGGTGTGCAGTCTTGCGCTGGGGCCGCTGCCTTCCGGACTGAACCGTATCATGGCTCGGCTGGTCGAAGTGTTCGATCCAGATACCTCGGACGACGCAGCAACGGGCGAGCTGAGGGTGCCATTTCCTGCCGGCACGTTGGTGGTCAACGAGATCATGTTCCGCCCGCGCGCCGGCGCTAGCGAGTGGATCGAGCTTTTCAACCCGGACAGTAGCGAAGTCGACCTCTGGGAATGGTCCATAAGTGACGAGAACATCGCGAATCCCGTGCGCATCGTTGACCGGCACGTCCTGGTGCCAGCAGGCGGATACGTGCTCCTGGCAAAAGACACGACGATGAAGCAGGATTTTTCACAATTCAGCGGCCTGCTGATGACGCTGGGCAGCAAATGGCCGACGCTGAACAATGACGCTGATCTGGTGGTTCTTCGCGATCTGACCGGGGCCACCATCGACAGTGTCGCCTACAGTGCATCGTGGGGAGAAGGTGGTACTGGCGTGTCCTTAGAGCGCGTCCGGTGGGAAGAACAATCCAACCTCGCCAGCAACTGGCGCTCCTCGCGCGATCCTCGCGGTGGCACGCCCGGGGCGGAAAACAGCGTCAGTCCGGCGGCCGTGGATGTGGAGGTGGTCTCCGGCTCGCTCCAATGGGACCCCCGTGTCCCCCGTGCATACAGTCCGGTGACCATAAGCGCGGCGGTGAGCAACGTAGGCCGCCAAAATGTGGCGGTGGTCGAGGTCAGCTGCTACTGGGACGCAAACGGCGACGCAGTGCTGGCGGACTCAGAGCGCATAGGCGTGCCCCAGGTACTCCAGGAGCTAAGACCTGGCGAAAGCCGCACCGTGACGTTTGGGTTGCAGGGACTTCCCCCCGGGGCACACAGCATTTTCATGACGGTGGAGTGCGCGAATGACGAGCGGCCAGGGAACAATTGGGCTTCTGCGGACGTGCTGGTCGCTTTTCCCGTGGGCCAGGTGCTGATCAACGAGATAATGTACGCCCCGTCTCCAGGGCAGCCGGAATGGGTGGAGTTGTACAATGCCGGTCCCGGGGAGGTGGACCTCTACCGCTGGGGCTTGGGAGACGCATCGTCTGGCTCACGACTGTTTGGTACCGCACACTGCCGCATTCCGGAGGGAGGGTTCGCCGTCGTGGCGGCTGATTCCTCGCTCCTTTTCCAGCACCCACTCTTGCCCGCACCCGTGCTTACGGTGGTCGGGGGGTGGCCCACGCTTAACAATGACCGCGACGCGGTGCGCCTGTACGATCCGGTCGGGACGGTGGTGGACAGTGTGCAGTATTTCTCCACCTGGGGAATGCGCAGCGGGGTCTCCCTGGAACGGATGCGTTACGATAGGGCCTCCCAGGACCGGAACAACTGGGGCCTGAGCACGGCGCCGGAAGGTGCGACGCCGGGCCGGGAAAATAGCATCAGCCCGCCGGCCATTGATGTGGAAGTGGTTGCGGGGTCCCTGCAGTGGGAACCTAGCCGCCCGAAAGCGCAGCAGTCGCTGCGGCTTGCCGCTCTGGTCCACAACGTGGGGCGCCAGCCGGCGCAGAACGTGGAGGTCACCTTTTACTGGGATGCTGATGCGGATTCGCTGCTCGGTGTGCAAGAGCGGTTGGCACCGGCGCAGGTGATAAGTAAACTGCAGCCAGGAGACACCCTGCAGGTGCACTGCCCATGGTCCGCCGTGCCCCCAGGGGTGCATCTCGTCGCCGTGGAGGTAAGGTGCATAGGTGACTCGCGGCCCGCAAACGACCGCTGCTTTGCGCACCTCACCGTGGCTTTCCCTGTGGGTCAGGTGCTGGTCAACGAGATCATGTATGCCCCCTCCCCTGGACAGAGCGAGTGGGTCGAGCTCTACAATGCCGGCCCCGGAGAGTTGGACCTGTACGGTTGGGGGTTAGGAGACGCCACTTCTGGCCCGCGCCTCTTCGGCACCACGCACGTGCACGTGCCCCAGGGTGGCTTTGCCATCGTGGCGGCCGACTCCGCCCTCCGCTTCCAGTACGGCGCGCTGCCAGCGCCGCTGCTGACGGTAAAGCAGGGATGGGCGGCGCTGAACAACGACCAGGACCAGGTGCGCCTCTACGACCCGGCAGGCACGGTCATTGACAGCGTCCTTTACTTTTCCCGCTGGGGGATGCGCACCGGGGTCTCCCTGGAGCGGGTGCGGTACGAGTGGTCCTCGGGCGACAGCGCAAACTGGCGGCTCAGTGCGGACCCAGAAGGTGCCACCCCTGGCCGCGAAAACAGCGTCAGTCCGGCTCAGGTAGACCTGGGCATACCACCGGGAGGACTTGTTTTTGCACCGGAGCAACCGCGCGCCGGTGAGAACGTGACCATGTGCGTCACAGTCTGTAACCTGGGGCGGGAGCCCGCAGAGCAACCGCGGATAGAGTTCTTCTGGGACGCCAACAGAGACACCATTTTCGACGTTGAAGAGCGGCTGGGAGAGCCCGTCACGCTGGCCAGGCTACTTGCGGACGAGTGCACGATCGCAGAAGTGGAATGGCGCGAGCCTCCCTCAGGGCTCATGCGCATCGCGGCGAGGGTGACCTGCTCTGGTGACCAGAGACACGAAAACGATATTGCTTTGGCTGAACTGGGGGTGGGCTTTGGTAGGGGAACACTAATCATCAACGAGATCATGTACTCGCCACTCAGTGGCATGGGCGAATGGGTGGAATTGTTCAACCGCAGTGAGGCGCCGGTCAGCTTAGAGAAGTGGTACTTTTCGGACGCAGATGTGCTCAAGCGGCGGCTGGTGAGCCGGTCACCGGTGGTGGTGCCTCCTGGCGGCTTTGCGGTCCTCGCGCAGGACTCCTCGCTGGCAAAAAGTGGGGAGCTGGCCCCGTCCTGCCCGCTCCTGGTAGTGCCCTCCTGGCCCGCGCTTTCTGCCTCGGGCGATGCAGTGGTCGTCTTTGACCCCCAAGGCACAGTCATCGATAGCGTCGCCTATGACCAGAGCTGGGGAGGCGGCAGCGGTGTGTCGTTGGAGAGGATCAACCCGAACCTGCCCTCAGCGCAAAAGTCCAACTGGAGCTCGTG
- a CDS encoding adenylosuccinate synthase, with protein sequence MSVKVIVGTQWGDEGKGKIVDLLSAEADIVARYNGGPNAGHTVVVDGQEIVLHLVPCGILREKVVCVIGNGVVVDPVALQGEVDMLRAHGVCVEGRLWVSDRAHLILPCHLAYEQVRERNNSGAIGTTLRGIGPAYADKMERLGLRVGDVRHVEDFRAKLAKLVEHKNRVTEALYGTGAMSSSALDSYLAAVERVTPMITDTGVLLHRALADGKRILAEGAQGTLLDIDHGTYPYVTSSSCVSGGASTGLGVPPTAIDSVVGVCKAYTTRVGNGPLPTEFTDAQGQSLRELGREYGATTGRPRRCGWLDLVAVRYAVRINGVSELAVTKLDVLDSMEKIQVCTAYDIGGDHTFDFPADIEALSRAKPVYVTLPGWQTPLGAVRRYRDLPANAQRYLEFIAEQTGAAVRIVSIGQGREQTIFR encoded by the coding sequence ATGAGCGTCAAAGTTATTGTTGGCACGCAGTGGGGGGACGAAGGCAAGGGAAAGATCGTCGATCTGCTCAGCGCCGAAGCGGATATTGTAGCTCGGTACAACGGGGGCCCTAATGCCGGTCACACCGTGGTGGTCGATGGCCAGGAGATCGTCCTTCACCTTGTGCCGTGTGGTATCCTACGCGAGAAGGTGGTGTGCGTCATCGGTAACGGCGTGGTAGTAGATCCGGTGGCGCTCCAAGGCGAGGTGGACATGCTCAGGGCCCACGGCGTCTGCGTTGAAGGGAGACTGTGGGTGAGCGACCGCGCACACCTCATTTTGCCTTGTCATTTGGCCTATGAGCAGGTCCGAGAGCGCAACAACTCCGGAGCAATCGGCACCACCCTGCGCGGCATCGGCCCGGCTTATGCGGACAAGATGGAACGCCTGGGGTTGCGCGTGGGCGATGTGCGGCACGTGGAGGACTTCCGCGCGAAGCTGGCAAAGCTTGTCGAGCACAAGAACCGAGTGACCGAGGCCCTCTACGGCACAGGTGCAATGTCTTCTTCTGCGTTGGATTCCTACCTTGCCGCTGTGGAGCGGGTCACACCGATGATCACGGACACAGGTGTGCTCCTGCATCGAGCGTTGGCGGACGGCAAAAGGATTCTGGCTGAAGGGGCCCAGGGGACGCTTCTCGACATCGACCATGGGACCTACCCGTACGTGACTTCTTCTAGCTGCGTGAGTGGCGGCGCCAGCACGGGCTTGGGCGTGCCGCCTACCGCAATCGACAGCGTGGTGGGTGTGTGTAAAGCCTATACCACCCGCGTGGGCAACGGCCCGCTCCCTACCGAGTTCACGGACGCCCAAGGGCAAAGTCTGCGTGAATTGGGCAGAGAGTACGGCGCCACCACCGGAAGGCCGCGACGCTGCGGATGGCTCGACCTGGTGGCGGTGCGCTATGCGGTGCGCATCAATGGCGTGTCCGAGCTGGCCGTGACCAAGCTCGATGTGCTGGACAGTATGGAAAAGATCCAAGTGTGCACGGCCTATGACATCGGCGGAGACCACACCTTTGATTTTCCCGCCGACATCGAGGCTCTTAGCAGGGCCAAGCCTGTGTACGTGACATTGCCGGGCTGGCAGACGCCCTTGGGCGCGGTGCGACGCTACCGAGATCTGCCGGCCAATGCGCAGCGCTACTTGGAGTTCATTGCAGAACAGACTGGCGCCGCAGTGCGGATTGTATCCATAGGCCAAGGTCGAGAACAGACCATATTCCGCTGA
- a CDS encoding STAS domain-containing protein, giving the protein MTVAETKRGAVTVLSLAGKIMGGPDAGLLNEKVHQLIDAGTKNVVLDLSQVQWMNSSGLGILISAASTLRNNGGELKLACITPRIRSLMTITRVINVFETFASVEEAVQSFS; this is encoded by the coding sequence ATGACCGTAGCCGAGACTAAGAGAGGCGCAGTCACGGTCCTCTCTTTGGCGGGCAAAATCATGGGTGGGCCAGATGCGGGGCTGCTCAATGAAAAGGTCCACCAGCTTATCGACGCTGGTACCAAGAACGTGGTGCTGGACCTGTCCCAGGTGCAGTGGATGAATAGCTCAGGTCTTGGTATCCTTATCAGCGCCGCAAGCACCTTGCGCAACAACGGCGGCGAGCTGAAGCTGGCGTGCATCACCCCGCGTATCCGCAGCTTGATGACCATCACCAGAGTGATCAACGTCTTTGAGACGTTCGCTTCTGTAGAGGAAGCGGTACAGAGTTTTTCGTAA
- the secF gene encoding protein translocase subunit SecF — translation MQLFGQTSIDFMRLRKAAYTFSGVLILAGIISLIAHGGPRYGIDFLGGTSIVLEFKESVSVGEVRNSMAKIGFGTAEIKASPSLRGGGAGTDILIRVEQGELTGAQVVERIRTQLAKDLPDKSHEVLSIESVGPKIGAELRRAAILAILISLLLILVYISWRFEFRFAVGAVVALFHDVLVTLGIFSLLNMEISLVVVAAFLTLVGYSLNDTIVVFDRIRENLKLMRRENILTIVNTSINQSLSRTVITALTTLLVLIVLFVAGGRVIHGFAFALLVGVTIGTYSSIFIASPIVVAWEGLLERRKARREVARA, via the coding sequence ATGCAGCTTTTCGGTCAGACTTCCATCGACTTCATGCGACTGCGCAAAGCGGCCTACACCTTTTCCGGAGTATTGATACTCGCCGGGATCATCTCGTTGATTGCCCATGGGGGCCCGCGCTACGGCATTGATTTCTTGGGGGGCACATCGATCGTGCTTGAATTCAAGGAGTCTGTGAGTGTGGGTGAGGTTCGCAACTCCATGGCGAAAATCGGCTTTGGGACCGCCGAGATAAAAGCCTCTCCATCGTTGCGCGGTGGCGGTGCCGGCACTGACATTCTCATCCGCGTCGAGCAGGGAGAGCTGACTGGCGCGCAGGTAGTAGAGAGAATACGCACGCAGCTTGCGAAAGACTTGCCGGACAAAAGCCACGAGGTCCTGAGCATCGAGTCGGTGGGGCCGAAGATTGGCGCCGAGTTGCGCAGGGCGGCGATCTTGGCAATCCTCATCTCGCTCCTGCTCATTCTGGTGTACATCTCCTGGCGGTTTGAATTCCGCTTTGCGGTGGGCGCCGTCGTGGCGCTTTTCCATGACGTGCTGGTCACCTTGGGCATCTTCTCCCTGCTCAACATGGAGATCTCGCTGGTGGTGGTCGCTGCCTTCCTCACCCTGGTCGGCTACTCGCTGAACGACACGATTGTGGTGTTTGACCGCATCCGTGAAAACCTCAAGCTCATGCGTCGGGAAAACATTCTTACCATCGTGAACACCAGCATCAATCAATCGCTGAGTCGGACTGTTATCACCGCGCTGACCACCCTGTTGGTGTTGATTGTGCTTTTTGTCGCCGGAGGCAGAGTGATCCATGGATTTGCCTTTGCCCTGCTGGTGGGTGTCACAATCGGCACCTACTCGTCCATCTTCATCGCGAGCCCCATTGTGGTGGCCTGGGAGGGGCTGCTTGAGCGGCGCAAGGCGCGCAGAGAAGTGGCGCGCGCTTGA
- the secD gene encoding protein translocase subunit SecD, producing the protein MRRKNLLKLVLLVVLLGWAVYQLYPTFRVGSLEKKQNAYLARLSQLVGVAQGDLLSALRVGELEARVSAATANAGQEARQEARELSAKLITLRSKIDKLEPKALRQGLDLVGGTYLVYEADLHQLARTLARDRDDRFTEILAIVDKRARTENRDFFDVLEEEFKARNIPLNRYYGKRGQSDDVIIKELRDEARDGIARTLEVLRNRIDQFGVSEPVIAPQGEKRIVIELAGVQDIERAKRIINTTALLEFKLLREPEVTLSLLQDIDKAVKRMRTKGGVGELSAAAAADTAKTLPEGKKAQEQEIDLSKLFGGEEKADTAAKGAQPESTVVVDQQTFEEYPFFSLLRYVEGTDQISVPEQNVAAIKRILQMPEVQKIIPRDGEFLWGAQPYVSRGQRFYQLYFVKKEPELVGAYLKTADVAFGGGESSVRAGQAEVHFELNSEGAKIFRRVTGANVGRFLAIVLDGKVYSAPRIKERIPGGSGRIEGNFTREEARDLAVVLRAGALPAPVEVIEERTVGPSLGQDSIEKGKLSAIVGAALVVLFMIFYYRMSGVIANVALALNIFFLIAALAGLRATLTLPGVAGIVLTVGMAVDANVLIFERIKEELRTGKTIKAAIDAGYARAFRTILDSNVTTLITAVVLYQFGSGPVRGFATTLSIGLIINMYTAIVVTRMFFDYITDRYAITKLSI; encoded by the coding sequence ATGCGCAGGAAGAACCTGCTCAAGCTTGTGCTGTTGGTGGTCCTATTGGGCTGGGCCGTATACCAGCTTTACCCCACCTTCCGGGTGGGCTCTTTGGAGAAAAAGCAGAACGCCTATCTCGCTCGTTTGAGTCAGCTTGTCGGAGTAGCCCAAGGTGATTTGCTCAGCGCGTTGCGGGTGGGTGAGCTTGAGGCGCGGGTCAGCGCGGCCACTGCAAACGCGGGGCAGGAGGCGCGACAAGAGGCGCGTGAACTGAGCGCCAAGCTGATTACCCTGCGGAGCAAGATTGACAAGTTAGAGCCAAAGGCGCTCCGTCAAGGTTTGGACCTAGTCGGTGGGACTTATCTGGTGTATGAGGCCGACCTGCACCAGCTCGCACGCACCTTGGCCCGCGACCGCGACGATCGCTTTACGGAGATTCTGGCCATCGTGGACAAGCGCGCACGAACCGAGAACCGCGACTTCTTTGACGTGCTGGAAGAAGAGTTCAAGGCGCGCAACATACCACTTAACCGTTACTACGGCAAGCGGGGTCAAAGCGACGATGTCATCATAAAGGAGCTGCGGGATGAGGCCAGGGACGGCATCGCCCGCACCCTGGAGGTGCTGAGGAATCGTATTGACCAGTTTGGCGTGTCTGAGCCAGTGATCGCCCCCCAGGGTGAGAAGCGCATCGTTATTGAGCTGGCCGGGGTTCAGGACATAGAGCGCGCCAAGCGCATTATCAACACCACCGCCCTCTTGGAGTTCAAGCTTTTGCGCGAGCCAGAGGTGACGCTTTCCCTCCTCCAGGACATCGACAAGGCCGTGAAGCGGATGCGCACTAAAGGCGGGGTGGGAGAGCTATCTGCCGCTGCTGCGGCGGACACGGCAAAAACACTCCCCGAAGGGAAGAAAGCGCAGGAACAGGAAATCGATCTCAGCAAGCTTTTCGGCGGTGAAGAGAAGGCGGACACGGCTGCCAAAGGGGCTCAGCCAGAGAGCACCGTGGTGGTAGACCAGCAGACTTTTGAGGAGTATCCCTTCTTCTCCCTATTGCGCTACGTGGAGGGAACCGATCAGATCAGCGTGCCCGAGCAGAACGTTGCCGCCATTAAGCGCATCCTCCAGATGCCTGAGGTGCAGAAGATCATTCCGCGAGACGGGGAGTTCCTGTGGGGTGCGCAGCCGTACGTGTCGCGAGGGCAGCGCTTCTATCAGCTCTACTTTGTGAAAAAGGAGCCGGAGCTGGTGGGTGCCTACCTCAAGACTGCCGACGTCGCCTTTGGGGGCGGAGAGTCCTCGGTGCGCGCGGGACAAGCGGAAGTGCACTTTGAGCTGAATAGCGAGGGGGCAAAGATCTTCCGCCGAGTGACTGGGGCCAACGTGGGGAGGTTCCTGGCTATTGTCTTGGACGGGAAAGTCTATTCGGCCCCGCGCATCAAGGAACGCATCCCAGGCGGGAGTGGGCGCATCGAAGGAAACTTTACGCGCGAAGAGGCGCGCGATCTGGCCGTAGTGCTGCGCGCCGGTGCGCTGCCTGCACCGGTGGAGGTGATCGAGGAGCGGACCGTCGGGCCGTCCCTGGGCCAGGACTCTATCGAGAAAGGGAAACTCTCCGCCATTGTAGGCGCCGCGCTGGTGGTGCTCTTCATGATCTTCTATTACCGCATGTCGGGCGTCATCGCTAATGTGGCGCTGGCCTTGAACATCTTCTTCCTGATCGCGGCCTTGGCGGGCCTGCGGGCCACGCTGACCTTGCCGGGCGTCGCCGGCATCGTGCTCACCGTGGGTATGGCAGTGGACGCCAATGTGCTCATCTTTGAGCGAATCAAGGAGGAGTTGCGTACCGGCAAGACCATAAAGGCGGCCATCGACGCTGGGTACGCACGTGCCTTCCGCACGATCTTGGACTCGAACGTGACCACTCTGATCACCGCCGTGGTGCTGTATCAATTCGGCAGCGGGCCGGTGCGAGGCTTTGCCACCACTCTGTCCATCGGCCTCATCATTAACATGTACACCGCCATTGTGGTCACACGCATGTTCTTTGACTATATCACCGACCGCTACGCTATAACCAAGCTCAGCATCTAA
- the citF gene encoding citrate lyase subunit alpha: MDLVENAIGRLVPTEVEGRKLRPFQGAHADKGGGRTAGAPIRAASQFRNKLLKSLDEAIDACDIKDGMTVSFHHHLRDGDYVVNMVMDKLARRGLKDLVVAPSALFPCHEPLVRHIEKGVVRRVEGSMNGPVGRACSLGKMPSVCVLRSHGGRYRAIQDGDLHIDVAFIAAPAADAHGNANGLYGKSACGPLGFALADSLYADKVVVITDNLVPFPCYPWSIQGGNVDYVVQVEAIGDPSRIVSGTTVITRSPTRLLIAKYAAQLVVDSAIMYEPHFSFQAGAGGVSLAFVQYMAEHMARAHVVADFVRGGSTQYMVDLLNRGLTHFILDGQSFDLAGVQSLRDNPRHIETNPFVSYNYHTKGCFAQMVKVSVLGATEVDLDFNVNVNTHSDGWLLHGIGGFTDAADAEVTIITAPLVRGRVPIIVDKVVTVTAPGEMIDVVVTERGIAINPRRKDLLQRLKRSSLPIVPIEKLYRMAIDMTGQPEKPTFTDRIVALIEFRDGTVIDAVRQLVPKA, from the coding sequence ATGGACCTGGTAGAAAACGCAATTGGCCGACTGGTACCTACGGAGGTGGAGGGGAGAAAACTGAGGCCTTTTCAGGGGGCACACGCCGACAAAGGCGGCGGGCGCACGGCTGGCGCTCCCATACGTGCCGCGAGCCAGTTCCGCAACAAGCTGCTCAAATCCCTGGACGAGGCGATCGACGCCTGCGATATCAAGGACGGAATGACTGTCTCCTTCCACCATCACCTCCGCGACGGAGACTACGTGGTGAACATGGTGATGGACAAATTGGCACGTCGTGGGCTCAAGGACTTGGTGGTGGCACCCTCCGCCCTTTTCCCTTGCCATGAGCCCCTGGTGCGCCATATCGAAAAAGGCGTAGTGCGCCGCGTGGAGGGGTCCATGAACGGGCCGGTAGGGCGCGCCTGCTCTCTGGGCAAGATGCCCAGCGTTTGCGTGCTCCGCTCGCATGGCGGTCGCTATCGCGCCATCCAGGACGGGGATCTGCATATCGATGTGGCCTTTATCGCTGCGCCGGCGGCGGACGCTCACGGCAATGCCAATGGCTTGTATGGCAAGTCGGCCTGCGGGCCGCTCGGCTTTGCCCTGGCAGATTCGCTCTATGCCGACAAGGTGGTGGTCATCACGGACAACCTTGTGCCTTTCCCCTGCTACCCATGGTCCATTCAAGGTGGCAACGTGGACTATGTGGTGCAGGTGGAAGCCATAGGAGACCCATCGCGCATCGTCTCCGGTACAACAGTGATCACGCGCAGCCCCACGCGGCTACTGATTGCCAAATATGCCGCCCAATTAGTGGTGGACAGCGCCATCATGTACGAGCCGCACTTCTCGTTCCAGGCTGGCGCTGGTGGGGTCTCCTTGGCCTTTGTCCAATACATGGCCGAGCACATGGCGCGGGCCCACGTGGTAGCGGATTTTGTACGGGGCGGCTCCACGCAATACATGGTCGACTTGCTCAACCGTGGCCTCACGCATTTCATCCTTGACGGACAAAGCTTTGACCTCGCTGGCGTGCAGTCCCTTCGGGATAACCCGCGGCACATCGAGACAAATCCTTTCGTCTCTTACAACTACCACACGAAGGGGTGCTTCGCGCAAATGGTGAAGGTCTCGGTCTTGGGGGCCACGGAGGTCGATCTGGACTTTAACGTCAACGTGAACACACACTCGGATGGCTGGCTCCTCCACGGCATAGGCGGCTTCACCGATGCAGCCGACGCTGAGGTTACCATCATCACTGCCCCGCTTGTGCGCGGGCGGGTGCCCATCATTGTGGACAAGGTGGTCACGGTGACGGCGCCGGGCGAAATGATCGATGTCGTCGTCACCGAGCGTGGGATCGCAATCAACCCGCGGCGCAAAGACCTTTTGCAGCGGCTGAAACGGAGCTCCTTGCCTATCGTGCCCATTGAGAAGCTTTACCGCATGGCCATCGACATGACCGGTCAGCCGGAGAAGCCTACCTTCACCGACCGCATTGTGGCGCTTATCGAGTTCCGCGACGGCACGGTGATCGACGCGGTGCGGCAGTTAGTCCCTAAAGCGTGA